AAATTATATTCCTCGAAAGCTAATTTAATACAGTTATTATTTGTACATTAActaaatgtaaaatatataattgttattattgttgtaaatgaaatcaaattagTATGAGTTATTCTAAATATTACGGGTATTAAAAGTTTAtagcaacattttttttatgctaagatataaaatgattttttttaaaaaaaattaaaaataatattttctatgtttgtttgatagtataatctttttgaaaagtgttttcattttaaatatattaaaaaaaattatttttttacattatcatattaaaattataaaaatatattaaaaaataataatttgatttgttttaattttttttttctttaaggggCTCGGCCTGCCAGCTCCTTCAAACCTGACccaattttcatggtttttatgtgtaataattgaatttgaatgattttttatgtttgtaaaTGTGTTACCAATGCAAATTCAAGCAACTATCTCTAATTCATTTGAAAAtgtatcttctcttctttttatgcTAAAGTAATAAATAAGCCCTAGATCCAGCCACTTTATTAGGTCGATGACACCTTTAATTTGACCTAGATTCAATTAATTAAGTAGTAGTATCAAAAGCTTCCATTCTCATGGCAATCTTTGTTCATTCTGTATTTACCTGAAGTCACAATTCCGCCTATTTTTTGACCTAATTAGGGTTCCTAAATTGAATTTACAGAACACTTTTCCTGACATCCCTGCCGTTAATCTACTGTTTATGCTCAACTCTTGGCAAAATATGCACTTTCTTCCCCTCCTGTGATggcaaaatattatattatatttctaaattataatatatatatatctagacCAGTCTGGTATACAGGGGCTTTGGCATTGCGgtccaaaaacatttttcaaaaaatttgaattttttttttattttaaagtaatatatttttgatattttcaaattattttggtgTGCTgaactcaaaaatatttttaaaaaataaaataacattattggcatgcttttctgagtaaaaaacactttgaaaagcaacctcAACCACACTCCGAAACATATTAAGTCAAATATAGACATAAGTCCTAAGCTTgtctgaattaaaaataaataataaaaattaattaattttatctagttaaaatttagattgacttgaaaaacctaacaaaaaaacctattattattttaaatagttaaaattatattattttataaaaattattaacccTTTAATCCAACTTcagaatttgattttaaaaccatgaaaaaaaaaatcataaaaatcccCTAGGCATAAAGGAGACAGTAGACACAGGTAATCGTGCTTAACAATTATAGAAAATACAGGTAGCCAAACAGACATCAAGGTTTTACTGCGTGGTAAGAAGTTTAAAAAAGCGGAGACTtcgaagaaaaagataaaaattgaaaaaacatcctTCATTGAGGTTGGTGTGGTGGCGCAAGCTGGCCCTAGGCGGCGGCGTGGTTTTTAAGAGTGGGACCCACACGGCAGCTAAACGACTATTCAATCTCAGACACCAAGGATGGAGAGCGAGTGAGactatttttttgaattcaacTTGGGCCAATAAACTTCAACGGCCTATCATTGGCAACTTAAGGCCTAATAACAGCAACAATCTAGAAaaattaatcctttttttttttttttttttccttcctgtaTTTTATTGTTACAATAAGTTACTAAAGTAGCTATTTGACCGTATTTTACtgcaaattgaatatttttttcttaaaaaatattatatatatacaatttttcacaatttatttttatacattaagaAATCTTAaaggaaatttaaaaaatttatgtatacttttaattaataaattaataatttttatgcaataaacaaattataaagctcgaTTTTTACCTAGCAgaatttaatcaaatcaaatatataatctgaatcatgaatttaattgaatttaatatatttttttataattctcaatcatatattgataaaaaaaaaaacataaaaaccttATAAGACATATTTATAGTCTCTAACAACTCAAGAATTGACtctaaaattcataattaacccaaaatcaaaattattttttatgtttagattTGTTATGTTAAgcaaatttaaggaaaaaaaaacattttatataaaaaacccaCTAACACCAAAATCATATTAGTTAAACCTTCTCTCAatatataatatagttttaaattaaatttttaaaattttgttgatgTTTATGAATTTATAACCCAAGttgatctaattaaaaaactaaaaattaattattaatgtttaggtgattttcttttataattgtatttggaaaaaatataaaaaaaaattaaaatgatattattttaataaaaaaaaataatgagttgCATTAACAGTCAACTGAATTTCTGGTCAGATCAGCTAATGCTTTGGATCAGCAAGGTTCAACCTCCCATCGTTATGTGTTTTACAACTATGCCCCAAAGAAGTCACTGCATGATTCATCCCTGCCTCCAACGACTCGTCAAACCTTCCCTCATAAACCCAACCACAACATCATTTGACACGTCGTCTATCATCGGCTTCTTACAACGTTAGCACCTCGTTGGAACATTTTTGGAAGCAGACATAAATAAAGCCAAACCATAAAACCCTCTCTTTCTCATCAAAACCCACAGTTGGGTTGTCTTCAATGGCCACTAACACTCTCTCATTTCTCCCAATTTCAATTTCCACTCCTCAATTTTGCAATGAAAAACCCAACAACTCTTCACTATTATCACTCCCTTTAAGctccttttgtggcaacaaGCTATTGATTTCATACTCAAAGTTGAGAAATTTAGCTCTTAAGTGCAATAACCCCTCAACAATTTTCACAGTTTTATCTACTCTACCCACCAAGTaagctttttcttcttctgggtccttttattctttgattttgaaaaacgGGTCTTGATTAGTTTTTGTTGGTTCTTGCAGGAAATATACATCTCAGAAGATGCAAAAGTTAGTcacttttccttaattttgaTAAGAAACAGTGAGATATATAGaatcttgatttctttttatatgaaacTTAAGTGGTGGCGGCTTTTGATTATGggaatgtttgtttttgtgagtGATTTTAGATGGTCAGCAAGAGCAATAAGGTCATTTGGGTTAGGAGAATTGGAGGCGAGGAAGCTGAAGTATCCCAATACAGGAACTGAAGCACTTTTAATGGGGATTTTGATCGAGGGTCAGtgaatttttatgcatttttcgagtgttgttttgttttgggtgGTTTATTGAAGTTTTATGTTTGGTTGTAGGGACGAGTCCAGCTGCAAAGTTTTTGAGGGCTAATGGGATTACTTTTTTCAAAGTCAGAGAAGAAACTGTGGAATTACTTGGGAAAtctgaaatgtatttttttagccCTGAGCATCCTCCATTGActgaacaggctcaaagagcaCTTGATTGGGCTATTGAGGAGAAACTAAAGTCAGGTGATTTTTAACATCTATAACATCTGACACTTGGCATATCTTATTCTATTTTGTGTATGTGTTTGcaagttaatttgattaattcatTAGGTTTCTTGTATaaaatttgtttgtgtttgatctACCATTGTCTACGTAATGCGATTAGATTCAGAAACTGCAATTTGGTAATACTAGTTTAAATACGAGTGATGTACAAAGTTATTTTGAGCTTTTAAGGATGAGAACGTGGGCCACTTTGTATCATGCTACATGACTTGGTGTTTTGTATGATTCCTTTTGGAGCTTGATGATGTTAAATTATGTTAgtactatttttttatctataaccTTATTCAGTATGTGAA
The sequence above is drawn from the Populus alba chromosome 15, ASM523922v2, whole genome shotgun sequence genome and encodes:
- the LOC118056361 gene encoding ATP-dependent Clp protease ATP-binding subunit CLPT1, chloroplastic; its protein translation is MATNTLSFLPISISTPQFCNEKPNNSSLLSLPLSSFCGNKLLISYSKLRNLALKCNNPSTIFTVLSTLPTKKYTSQKMQKWSARAIRSFGLGELEARKLKYPNTGTEALLMGILIEGTSPAAKFLRANGITFFKVREETVELLGKSEMYFFSPEHPPLTEQAQRALDWAIEEKLKSGDSGEITTTHILLGIWSEKESAGHNILETLGFNDDKAKEVAKSMSGDVALNFK